In Halobaculum sp. XH14, a single genomic region encodes these proteins:
- a CDS encoding IMPACT family protein: protein MEPYLTVSGRAAAEFEVRGSRFVGHVAPADTVAAAEAFVEAVADEYDDATHNVPAYRVPAGDGTARSPGEVMLREYSSDDGEPTGSAGKPALNVLQQGDVERVAAVVTRYYGGTNLGVGGLARAYSSAVKEGLDAAGVVEEVPHERVVLTAEYDDSGTVRGILESEGVEFDADYDAEVTFAARVAVEDAGDLRDRLRSATSGRVDIE, encoded by the coding sequence ATGGAGCCGTACCTGACCGTCTCCGGCCGCGCAGCCGCCGAGTTCGAGGTGCGCGGCTCGCGGTTCGTCGGCCACGTCGCCCCCGCCGACACCGTCGCGGCGGCCGAGGCGTTCGTGGAGGCGGTCGCGGACGAGTACGACGACGCCACCCACAACGTCCCGGCGTACCGGGTTCCCGCCGGCGACGGCACGGCCCGGTCGCCCGGCGAGGTCATGCTCCGCGAGTACTCGAGCGACGACGGCGAGCCGACCGGCTCGGCCGGCAAACCCGCGCTGAACGTCCTCCAGCAGGGGGACGTCGAACGCGTCGCCGCGGTCGTGACGCGCTACTACGGCGGAACGAACCTCGGCGTCGGCGGCCTGGCTCGCGCCTACTCCAGCGCCGTGAAGGAGGGGCTCGACGCCGCCGGCGTCGTCGAGGAGGTCCCCCACGAGCGGGTCGTCCTCACCGCGGAGTACGACGACTCGGGGACGGTCCGCGGGATTCTGGAGAGCGAGGGCGTCGAGTTCGACGCCGACTACGACGCCGAGGTCACGTTCGCGGCCAGGGTGGCCGTCGAGGACGCGGGCGACCTCCGCGACCGCCTGCGCTCGGCGACGTCCGGCCGCGTCGACATCGAGTGA
- a CDS encoding twin-arginine translocation signal domain-containing protein translates to MTEENPVDRLIGDESRRSFVKKSAVATAGMGAVASGAASAQEGDDGVLTEGWQALIFVSNFRPAARFTFVSDVVEWTPNYGDVRDSYFSDYDTRMIRWLNTGETVPLFVVEEAEIGEYDDEFGFVVDADDDPNQPQVFEMNREWAPFGDNEQLITVDVSPVAEDEEDAILDTDDWWEEDGTAGGDGTGNGTGNGTATGTPGGTDTPGGN, encoded by the coding sequence ATGACCGAGGAAAACCCGGTAGATCGGCTGATCGGTGACGAGTCGCGTCGGTCGTTCGTCAAAAAGAGCGCGGTGGCGACCGCGGGGATGGGCGCCGTCGCCTCGGGCGCGGCGAGCGCACAGGAGGGCGACGACGGCGTGCTCACCGAGGGCTGGCAGGCGCTGATCTTCGTCAGCAACTTCCGGCCAGCCGCCCGGTTCACCTTCGTCTCCGACGTCGTGGAGTGGACCCCCAACTACGGCGACGTCCGGGACAGCTACTTCTCGGACTACGACACCCGGATGATCAGGTGGTTGAACACCGGCGAGACGGTCCCGCTGTTCGTGGTCGAGGAGGCGGAGATCGGCGAGTACGACGACGAGTTCGGGTTCGTCGTCGACGCGGACGACGATCCGAACCAGCCGCAGGTGTTCGAGATGAACCGGGAGTGGGCACCGTTCGGGGACAACGAACAGCTCATCACCGTCGACGTCAGCCCGGTCGCCGAGGACGAGGAGGACGCGATCCTCGATACCGACGACTGGTGGGAGGAGGACGGAACCGCCGGCGGCGACGGGACCGGGAACGGAACCGGAAACGGCACCGCGACCGGCACCCCCGGCGGAACCGACACGCCCGGCGGAAACTGA
- a CDS encoding amino acid-binding protein translates to MFDEIMGKFEGSPGQQAVIRLLLERGFSVNDEGRVVSGGIEIADTGIAREADVDRRVVDATTTAILEDEELRRIFGNITAVPSLMDLAPVLDLTVLTVEVGDPDASGIVADITTMLAETGISLRQVLSDDPEFADDPKLYVITDAEVPGDLLVEIRELPYVRSVEF, encoded by the coding sequence ATGTTCGACGAGATCATGGGGAAGTTCGAGGGATCGCCGGGTCAGCAGGCGGTCATCCGGCTGCTGCTCGAGCGGGGCTTCTCCGTGAACGACGAGGGCCGGGTCGTCTCGGGCGGCATCGAGATCGCCGACACCGGCATCGCCCGCGAGGCCGACGTCGACCGCCGGGTCGTGGACGCGACGACGACCGCCATCCTCGAGGACGAGGAGCTCCGGCGCATCTTCGGCAACATCACCGCGGTCCCGAGCCTGATGGACCTCGCGCCGGTGCTGGACCTGACGGTGCTCACCGTCGAGGTCGGCGACCCCGACGCCTCGGGCATCGTCGCCGACATCACCACGATGCTCGCGGAGACGGGCATCTCGCTCCGGCAGGTGCTCTCGGACGACCCGGAGTTCGCCGACGACCCGAAGCTGTACGTCATCACCGACGCGGAGGTCCCGGGCGACCTGCTCGTCGAGATCCGGGAACTGCCGTACGTGCGGAGCGTGGAGTTCTGA
- a CDS encoding PQQ-binding-like beta-propeller repeat protein: MRPRTVVTLVVVLGLLSAGVGAVLLQDGGLTLSERWVSDTGTDIRANHHPVAAGSVAGEGVVYAPISGAGGTGECRLAALHAGNGSLRWEHGVPPANCTLHAVADPAIADADGDGTAEVYAASTTDELLGFHARTGAVEFRETLSEYGFTRPVVADVTGDERPEIAVVDVTGTLFVYAPDGTLRWERDLDGITNGAPQAGDFTGDGTTELAVGTGADEAVLLEGNGTTVWSRNTWDEAVGWTTSGQVDDDPAREFVVATTEGTVGVLDGRTGEVQWHADLGTLAAVHAFGDGDDDGEPELYAGAADNRLRAFDAASGEQEWATTLTTGDTQMMPPPLLGDADGDGDPEVVAATNDGLVSVVDPATGEVLATYGRERPIYTHPTLADTDGDGADELYVIYGDGRVVALDATRPAGSA, encoded by the coding sequence ATGCGCCCGCGAACCGTCGTCACGCTCGTCGTCGTCCTCGGCCTCCTCTCGGCCGGCGTCGGCGCGGTGCTGCTCCAGGACGGCGGGCTCACCCTCTCGGAACGCTGGGTGAGCGACACGGGCACCGACATCCGGGCGAACCACCACCCGGTCGCGGCCGGCAGCGTCGCCGGCGAGGGCGTGGTGTACGCGCCGATCAGCGGCGCGGGCGGGACCGGTGAGTGTCGGCTCGCCGCGCTCCACGCCGGCAACGGCTCGCTCCGGTGGGAGCACGGGGTCCCCCCGGCGAACTGCACGCTCCACGCCGTCGCCGACCCCGCCATCGCGGACGCCGACGGCGACGGGACCGCGGAGGTGTACGCCGCCTCGACCACCGACGAACTGCTCGGCTTCCACGCACGGACGGGCGCGGTGGAGTTCCGCGAGACGCTCTCGGAGTACGGCTTCACGCGGCCCGTGGTCGCGGACGTTACCGGCGACGAGCGCCCGGAGATCGCGGTCGTCGACGTCACCGGAACGCTGTTCGTCTACGCGCCGGACGGGACGTTGCGCTGGGAGCGCGACCTCGACGGCATCACCAACGGCGCGCCGCAGGCGGGCGACTTCACCGGCGACGGGACGACCGAACTCGCGGTCGGCACGGGCGCGGACGAGGCGGTCCTGCTGGAGGGGAACGGGACGACGGTCTGGAGCCGGAACACCTGGGACGAGGCCGTCGGCTGGACGACGAGCGGACAGGTCGACGACGACCCCGCGCGCGAGTTCGTCGTGGCGACGACCGAGGGGACCGTCGGCGTCCTCGACGGACGGACGGGCGAGGTCCAGTGGCACGCGGACCTCGGGACGCTGGCGGCCGTCCACGCGTTCGGCGACGGCGACGACGACGGGGAGCCCGAACTGTACGCGGGCGCCGCTGACAACCGGCTCCGGGCGTTCGACGCGGCCTCCGGCGAGCAGGAGTGGGCGACGACGCTCACGACCGGCGACACGCAGATGATGCCCCCGCCGCTGCTGGGCGACGCCGACGGCGACGGCGATCCGGAGGTGGTCGCCGCGACGAACGACGGCCTCGTCTCGGTGGTCGACCCCGCGACGGGCGAGGTGCTGGCGACGTACGGCAGGGAACGGCCCATCTACACCCACCCGACGCTCGCGGACACGGACGGCGACGGTGCCGACGAACTGTACGTGATCTACGGCGACGGCCGGGTCGTCGCGCTCGACGCGACGCGGCCGGCGGGGTCGGCGTGA
- a CDS encoding S9 family peptidase translates to MDRIQASDYHEVAKPSDPRVAPDGDRVAFVRTVPDGDDEYEATVYVAPTDGSAEPRRLTLAEGSDAEPRFSPSGDRLAFTSTRGKDDDTQQLWVLPLDGGEAERVTDVVGGVSSIEWSPDGSRIAFVQSVTADDREEGRDFAVPEEYEADEPDPRVIDRTVFRSGRQYFDGKRSHVYVLDVDAATDGSDGDGIERFTDGDVDHAAPTWGNETTLFYAAKDLGEDPDDNYRFSIYAHDAAAGGAGEAERVHETTGFGMALSASGDRVACLHTDPEQASIKPTDLHVYDRSTDEAVDVTAGIDRGLGYEAAPQWGPDGERVYFSTPDEGATALWSAPGDASEPPEREYRGGSVNGAHVGEGVVAITKSEWDHPGDLFVLVPGRDGGGTAAGADGSEERRLSSLNADYLDDVAVPEPEPIEFESEQGPVEGWVLTPPEFSEARSASEERTESAKPDETYPMVAEVHGGPHAMWTTSGTMWHEFQTLAARGYVVFWSNPRGSTGFGEEYMSAIERDWGNVTLTDVMAGVEAVAGRDYVDEDSVFLTGGSFGGYMTSWTVGRTDYFRAAVSQRGVYDFTGFYGSTDGAYKLVEGDYDTTPWEEPEFLWEQSPVAHAHEVDTPTLVLHSDQDFRTPANTADLFHRILRKQGTETRLVRYPREGHELSRSGEPAHVVDRIERIARWFDGYSEHHDAERALDRPEDDGLSAGEESGDGDESADDATE, encoded by the coding sequence ATGGACCGAATTCAGGCGAGCGACTACCACGAGGTCGCCAAGCCGAGCGACCCCCGGGTCGCGCCGGACGGCGACCGGGTCGCCTTCGTGCGGACCGTCCCCGACGGGGACGACGAGTACGAGGCGACGGTGTACGTCGCGCCGACCGACGGCAGTGCGGAGCCGCGACGGCTCACCCTGGCCGAGGGGAGCGACGCCGAACCGCGGTTCTCCCCCTCGGGCGACCGCCTCGCGTTCACCTCCACGCGCGGCAAGGACGACGACACCCAGCAGCTCTGGGTGCTCCCGCTCGACGGCGGCGAGGCCGAGCGGGTGACCGACGTCGTGGGTGGCGTCTCGAGCATCGAGTGGAGCCCCGACGGGAGCCGGATCGCGTTCGTCCAGTCGGTCACCGCCGACGACCGCGAGGAGGGACGCGACTTCGCGGTCCCCGAGGAGTACGAAGCGGACGAGCCGGACCCGCGCGTCATCGACCGGACGGTGTTCCGCTCGGGACGGCAGTACTTCGACGGGAAGCGCTCGCACGTGTACGTGCTCGACGTCGATGCCGCCACGGACGGGTCGGACGGGGACGGGATCGAACGGTTCACCGACGGCGACGTGGACCACGCCGCGCCGACGTGGGGCAACGAGACGACGCTGTTCTACGCGGCGAAGGATCTGGGCGAGGATCCGGACGACAACTACCGGTTCAGCATCTACGCACACGATGCGGCCGCGGGAGGCGCCGGCGAAGCCGAACGGGTCCACGAGACGACCGGCTTCGGGATGGCGCTTTCCGCGAGCGGCGACCGCGTCGCCTGCCTGCACACCGATCCCGAGCAGGCGTCCATCAAGCCGACCGACCTGCACGTGTACGACCGCTCGACGGACGAGGCCGTGGACGTCACCGCCGGCATCGATCGAGGGCTCGGCTACGAGGCCGCCCCGCAGTGGGGCCCCGACGGGGAGCGGGTGTACTTCTCGACGCCCGACGAGGGCGCGACGGCGCTCTGGTCGGCCCCAGGCGACGCGAGCGAACCGCCCGAACGCGAGTACCGCGGCGGCTCGGTCAACGGCGCACACGTCGGCGAGGGCGTGGTGGCCATCACGAAGTCCGAGTGGGACCACCCCGGGGACCTGTTCGTCCTCGTCCCCGGGCGGGACGGAGGCGGTACGGCCGCCGGAGCCGACGGATCCGAGGAGCGCCGGCTCTCCAGCCTGAACGCCGACTATCTCGACGACGTCGCGGTGCCCGAACCCGAACCCATCGAGTTCGAGTCCGAGCAGGGCCCCGTCGAGGGGTGGGTGCTCACCCCGCCGGAGTTCAGCGAGGCGCGAAGCGCCTCGGAGGAGCGGACAGAGTCCGCGAAACCGGACGAGACGTATCCGATGGTCGCGGAGGTCCACGGCGGGCCCCACGCGATGTGGACGACGTCGGGGACGATGTGGCACGAGTTCCAGACGCTGGCCGCGCGCGGCTACGTCGTCTTCTGGTCGAACCCCCGCGGCTCGACCGGCTTCGGCGAGGAGTACATGAGCGCCATCGAGCGCGACTGGGGGAACGTCACGCTGACCGACGTCATGGCCGGCGTCGAGGCGGTGGCCGGACGCGACTACGTCGACGAGGACAGCGTCTTCCTCACGGGCGGCTCCTTCGGCGGCTACATGACCTCCTGGACGGTCGGGCGGACGGACTACTTCCGCGCGGCCGTCTCCCAGCGCGGCGTCTACGACTTCACCGGGTTCTACGGCTCGACCGACGGCGCGTACAAGCTGGTCGAGGGCGACTACGACACGACGCCCTGGGAGGAGCCCGAGTTCCTCTGGGAGCAGTCGCCGGTCGCACACGCCCACGAGGTGGACACGCCGACGCTCGTGCTCCACTCCGATCAGGACTTCCGGACGCCCGCGAACACGGCTGACCTGTTCCACCGCATCCTCCGCAAGCAGGGGACGGAGACGCGGCTGGTCAGGTACCCGCGCGAGGGCCACGAGCTGTCGCGGTCGGGCGAACCGGCCCACGTCGTCGACCGGATCGAGCGCATCGCGCGCTGGTTCGACGGCTACTCGGAGCACCACGACGCCGAGCGGGCGCTGGACCGTCCCGAGGACGACGGACTCAGCGCCGGGGAGGAGTCAGGTGACGGGGACGAGTCGGCCGACGACGCGACGGAGTAG
- a CDS encoding NAD(P)/FAD-dependent oxidoreductase has product MNEPDSVAVVGGGIVGSAAAYRLAREGVETTLFDRRDEGRATDAGAGIVAPATSSRTDSEPWFAFAVEAAAHYPDLVASLEADGVTDHGYGSCDLLSVAVDEDEVEPFETARRRTERRAEEYGTPAPDSFEEIPIEDARDLFPPLSDAERAMVYRDQARVDGRTFAAALREAGETHGLSVEAANVTDVRTDDAPAESDPAVTGVVADGEFREFDAVIVAGGAWSGAFADALGLEIPVEPQRGQIVHLDVDARGGHGTAAEVGADTADWPIVSPFRHKYLVPWPDGRVAVGATREDDTGFAPRATLAGLHDVYGEALRVAAGLADAEPVETRVGLRPVSRDGLPIIGPVPDVEGAYLATGHGPTGLTLGPYSGTVVADLARGVEPGTDPSAFDPARFR; this is encoded by the coding sequence ATGAACGAACCCGACTCCGTCGCCGTCGTGGGCGGCGGCATCGTCGGCTCGGCCGCCGCGTACCGCCTCGCACGCGAGGGCGTCGAGACGACCCTGTTCGACCGCCGCGACGAGGGCAGAGCCACCGACGCCGGGGCGGGCATCGTCGCGCCGGCGACGAGCAGCCGAACCGACTCCGAGCCGTGGTTCGCCTTCGCCGTCGAGGCGGCCGCACACTACCCCGACCTCGTCGCCAGCCTTGAGGCCGACGGCGTCACCGATCACGGCTACGGCTCGTGTGACCTGCTCAGCGTCGCCGTCGACGAGGACGAGGTGGAGCCGTTCGAGACCGCCAGGCGACGGACCGAACGACGGGCCGAGGAGTACGGCACGCCCGCGCCCGACTCGTTCGAGGAGATCCCGATCGAGGACGCACGCGACCTGTTCCCGCCGCTCTCGGACGCCGAGCGCGCGATGGTGTACCGCGATCAGGCGAGGGTCGACGGCCGAACCTTCGCCGCCGCGCTCCGCGAGGCCGGCGAAACGCACGGCCTCTCGGTCGAGGCGGCGAACGTGACCGACGTCCGCACCGACGACGCGCCCGCCGAATCCGACCCCGCGGTCACCGGCGTCGTCGCCGACGGCGAGTTCCGCGAGTTCGACGCGGTGATCGTCGCCGGCGGCGCGTGGTCCGGCGCGTTCGCGGACGCGCTGGGCCTCGAGATTCCGGTCGAACCCCAGCGCGGCCAGATCGTTCATCTGGACGTCGACGCCCGAGGCGGCCACGGTACCGCCGCCGAGGTGGGCGCCGACACGGCCGACTGGCCCATCGTCAGCCCGTTCCGGCACAAGTACCTGGTCCCCTGGCCGGACGGCCGCGTCGCCGTCGGGGCGACCCGCGAGGACGACACCGGCTTCGCCCCGCGGGCCACGCTCGCCGGACTGCACGACGTCTACGGCGAGGCGCTCCGGGTTGCGGCGGGGCTCGCCGACGCGGAGCCGGTCGAGACCAGGGTCGGGCTCCGTCCCGTCTCGCGGGACGGGCTCCCGATCATCGGTCCGGTGCCCGACGTCGAGGGCGCGTACCTCGCGACCGGTCACGGCCCCACGGGGCTCACGCTCGGCCCGTACAGCGGGACGGTCGTCGCGGACCTGGCTCGGGGCGTCGAGCCCGGCACCGACCCGTCGGCGTTCGACCCGGCGCGGTTCCGGTAG
- a CDS encoding DUF7569 family protein: protein MSDSCDACGDQVGDPLARNVRLSVDRSTVDEQRLCPSCFADWIERYEAEMTAGSPVSVDEDGDIIVD from the coding sequence ATGAGCGACTCCTGTGACGCCTGTGGCGACCAGGTCGGCGACCCGCTCGCCCGGAACGTCCGGCTCTCGGTCGACCGCTCGACCGTCGACGAGCAGCGGCTCTGCCCGTCCTGTTTCGCCGACTGGATCGAGCGCTACGAGGCGGAGATGACCGCCGGATCGCCGGTCAGCGTCGACGAGGACGGCGACATCATCGTCGACTGA
- a CDS encoding hybrid sensor histidine kinase/response regulator, producing MAHSPRVLYVDDDDALLDLVVTNVARRAPGLEFETARSPVEIAEDLGRLADVQCLVTDYEMPELTGIDLLEAVREEYPELPVILYTAQGSESVASDAISANVTDYIRKGSGDDHWDLLANRVRTAVDHYRATERVAEITRQQRRILGRITDGFMAVDSDWRITEANERALDGFEGSRSELIGSNYLELAAEQVTDANPFLPAYREAMETQEPTTVVGKSETQSETWLEVRAYPSADGLSMFGREITERKRHERRLRTLHEATTALEPCETREEVYETAVEMATEVLAFDMCVFSVERDGLLVPAEVSEDVPSEGVGEMPVEEGLSGKTYRTGEGFRVEDVGERDDVRPLGEYRSALSLPIGEVGVFQAVSDELESFDETDYELARLLVGHVVSALNRVRREEQLRQQNDLLDEFASMVSHDLKNGLMVADGRLELASDTADGGTETQVEEARNALSRLEATVEDMLEYARQGKPVTDTEFVSLGPHVADSWQVVAEDDAGLTGETDLRFEADPDRLRQLFENLFRNAVEHAGPAVQVTVGTLPDESGFFVADDGPGIDEDEPELVFTRGYTNSATGTGYGLSIVREIADAHGWTVSVTESEAGGVRFEISGVVSF from the coding sequence ATGGCACACAGTCCCCGGGTCCTCTACGTCGACGACGACGACGCGCTGCTCGACCTCGTCGTGACCAACGTGGCTCGCCGCGCCCCGGGGCTGGAGTTCGAGACGGCACGGTCGCCGGTCGAGATCGCCGAGGACCTCGGGCGGCTCGCCGACGTGCAGTGTCTCGTCACCGACTACGAGATGCCCGAACTGACCGGCATCGACCTGCTGGAGGCCGTCAGGGAAGAGTACCCCGAACTCCCCGTCATCCTCTACACGGCACAGGGGAGCGAGTCGGTGGCCAGCGACGCCATCTCGGCGAACGTCACCGACTACATCCGGAAGGGGAGCGGCGACGACCACTGGGACCTGCTCGCCAACCGGGTGCGAACGGCCGTCGACCACTACCGCGCGACCGAACGGGTCGCCGAGATCACCCGCCAGCAGCGACGCATCCTCGGGCGGATCACTGACGGCTTCATGGCGGTCGACTCCGACTGGCGGATCACGGAGGCGAACGAGCGCGCGCTGGACGGGTTCGAGGGGTCGCGCTCGGAGCTGATCGGGAGCAACTACCTCGAACTCGCGGCCGAGCAGGTGACCGACGCGAACCCGTTCCTCCCGGCCTACAGGGAGGCGATGGAGACCCAGGAGCCCACGACCGTGGTCGGGAAGTCCGAGACCCAGTCGGAGACGTGGCTCGAGGTCCGGGCCTACCCGTCCGCGGACGGCCTCTCGATGTTCGGCCGCGAGATCACCGAACGCAAGCGACACGAGCGGCGGCTCCGGACGCTCCACGAGGCGACGACCGCGCTGGAGCCCTGCGAGACGCGCGAGGAGGTGTACGAGACGGCCGTCGAGATGGCGACGGAGGTGCTCGCGTTCGACATGTGCGTGTTCTCGGTCGAACGCGACGGCCTCCTCGTCCCCGCCGAGGTCTCCGAGGACGTCCCGTCCGAGGGCGTGGGCGAGATGCCCGTCGAGGAGGGGCTCTCCGGGAAGACGTACCGGACGGGCGAGGGGTTCCGCGTCGAGGACGTTGGCGAGCGCGACGACGTGCGTCCGCTGGGGGAGTATCGCTCGGCGCTCAGCCTCCCGATCGGCGAGGTCGGCGTGTTCCAGGCCGTCTCCGACGAGCTGGAGTCGTTCGACGAGACGGACTACGAGCTCGCGCGACTGCTCGTGGGCCACGTCGTCTCCGCGCTGAACCGCGTCCGGCGCGAGGAACAGCTCCGCCAGCAGAACGACCTGCTCGACGAGTTCGCCAGCATGGTCTCACACGACCTGAAGAACGGGCTGATGGTCGCGGACGGCCGCCTCGAGCTCGCGTCCGACACGGCCGACGGGGGGACCGAGACACAGGTCGAGGAGGCGCGAAACGCGCTCTCGCGGCTCGAAGCGACCGTCGAGGATATGCTCGAATACGCGAGACAGGGGAAACCGGTCACGGACACGGAGTTCGTCTCGCTCGGACCCCACGTCGCCGACAGCTGGCAGGTCGTCGCCGAGGACGACGCCGGCCTCACCGGCGAGACCGACCTCCGGTTCGAGGCGGACCCCGACCGGCTCAGGCAGCTGTTCGAGAACCTGTTTCGCAACGCGGTCGAACACGCCGGCCCGGCGGTGCAGGTGACCGTGGGAACGCTCCCGGACGAGTCGGGCTTTTTCGTCGCCGACGACGGCCCCGGCATCGACGAGGACGAGCCGGAGCTCGTGTTCACGCGCGGCTACACGAACTCCGCGACGGGGACGGGCTACGGGCTGAGCATCGTCCGCGAGATCGCCGACGCGCACGGCTGGACGGTGTCGGTGACCGAGTCGGAGGCGGGCGGCGTGCGGTTCGAGATCTCCGGCGTCGTCTCGTTTTGA